From Pseudomonas poae, the proteins below share one genomic window:
- the tpiA gene encoding triose-phosphate isomerase, whose translation MSTSANKKKLVIGNWKMNGSSAASAALLRGLLPVISSFERVEIALCPPYPYLATVADLLDDSDVVLGAQNLSTELSGAHTGEVSGSMLGDIGCRFVLVGHSERRALYGEDDACVAKKFATALQAGLIPVLCVGETLAQRQSGETQTVVTTQLHAVLKAVGIDELAKGVIAYEPVWAIGTGETATPEQAQAVHRHIRQWLADHDCVAADCRILYGGSVKADNAERLFNQPDIDGGLIGGASLDAMFFAAICEAAQAKPTI comes from the coding sequence ATGTCGACCTCTGCGAACAAGAAGAAACTGGTCATCGGTAACTGGAAGATGAATGGCAGTAGCGCCGCCAGCGCGGCCTTGCTACGGGGGCTGTTGCCGGTGATTTCGAGTTTCGAACGTGTCGAAATCGCGCTTTGCCCGCCGTATCCCTATCTCGCTACCGTCGCGGATCTGCTCGATGATTCGGACGTTGTACTGGGCGCCCAGAACCTCAGTACTGAGCTGTCAGGTGCTCACACGGGGGAGGTCAGCGGCTCCATGCTTGGCGATATTGGCTGTCGCTTCGTGTTGGTCGGACACTCCGAGCGTCGGGCGCTGTATGGCGAAGATGATGCCTGTGTGGCGAAGAAATTTGCTACGGCTTTGCAGGCCGGGCTCATTCCGGTCCTGTGTGTTGGCGAGACCCTTGCCCAGCGCCAGAGCGGCGAAACGCAAACCGTCGTCACCACTCAGTTGCATGCCGTACTCAAGGCCGTGGGCATTGATGAATTGGCCAAAGGCGTGATTGCCTATGAGCCGGTGTGGGCCATAGGCACGGGCGAAACGGCGACACCTGAACAGGCGCAAGCGGTGCATCGCCACATCCGGCAATGGTTGGCTGACCATGACTGTGTAGCCGCCGATTGCAGGATTTTGTACGGCGGAAGTGTGAAGGCCGACAATGCAGAGCGATTGTTCAATCAGCCAGACATAGACGGCGGCTTGATCGGCGGTGCATCCCTGGACGCGATGTTCTTCGCTGCCATCTGCGAGGCAGCCCAGGCCAAGCCGACGATCTGA
- the acnA gene encoding aconitate hydratase AcnA gives MISAVDARYLNHLQVGDIRYAYVDLHKILSRDELSRLPYSIRILLENVARCSPAALDGVIACIRDGAPACEVPFYPNRLMFHDTTCLPALADFAGMRDMVAEMGGAPQTMNPMIPAVLVIDHSVIVERYAEPDAVEKNLDIDYRRNTERYEFIKWAQKSLTNFKVVPPGTGIIHQVNMESLATVVWESRTTDGQPLLHPDDIVATDSHTPMINAIGVLGWGVGELEGQAAMLGEPVPISFPETVGIRLSNELRPGVTATDLALRITQILRAKGVVGKFVEFCGPGLSRLGWAARGTLSNMAPEYGATVVFFPFDDSTMQYMHLTGRSEDTIARIQAYLEAQGLWRHDSLPEPHFDDVIELDLAVIEPSVAGPHQPHQWRKLSDAAPSFRQDILGEREGVIARSSDHEAEYFEPSFGQALTHGAISLAAITSCTNTANPSQMIQAGLLARNAQRRGLRSKPWVKTSLSPGSRVVADYLEQAGLLGDFSALGFELAGFGCMTCIGNSGSLEEHMERFSDHGLKTVVVLSGNRNFEGRVNPRVQVGYLASPALVVAYALAGTINMDIQNEPLGQDAAGNDVYLHELMPTEEQIHALVRQTVRPELFRKRNAMLWDGTHHWQALSASGSVQFPWAPNSTYLRRPVYLQNVKPQASAELLIQGARLLMVLGDNVTTDHISPASAIPLESQAGQWLIERGENPEDLNQYSTRRSNHEVMMRGAFVNRAVRNQLLERQPGEGGFALAYDGSVQRVYDAALSYVAKEVPLVIIAGFNYGAGSSRDWAAKAQATLGVKAVIAQSFERIHRSNLIGMGILPITFAAGGNVASLQLRGDESLDFGGLDALRVGANPVTLTINRADGGQASVSLILQLDSQQETLYLREGGILPYVVRKVVAEAV, from the coding sequence ATGATTTCAGCCGTCGATGCACGTTATTTAAACCATCTTCAAGTGGGTGACATTCGTTACGCCTACGTGGATCTGCACAAAATACTGAGCCGAGACGAACTCTCACGCTTGCCCTATTCGATTCGCATCCTGCTGGAGAATGTGGCGCGTTGCTCGCCGGCGGCGCTGGACGGGGTCATCGCCTGCATACGGGACGGCGCGCCCGCCTGCGAAGTGCCGTTCTATCCCAACAGGTTAATGTTCCACGACACCACCTGTCTGCCGGCGCTGGCCGATTTCGCCGGCATGCGGGACATGGTGGCTGAAATGGGCGGCGCGCCGCAAACGATGAACCCGATGATTCCGGCGGTGCTGGTCATCGATCATTCCGTGATCGTCGAGCGCTATGCCGAGCCGGATGCCGTCGAAAAGAACCTGGACATCGATTATCGGCGAAACACCGAGCGTTACGAATTCATCAAGTGGGCGCAAAAGAGCCTGACGAATTTCAAGGTCGTGCCACCGGGTACCGGGATCATCCACCAAGTCAATATGGAGTCACTGGCCACCGTGGTCTGGGAAAGCCGGACCACCGATGGCCAGCCGCTGCTGCATCCTGACGACATCGTCGCAACCGACAGCCACACGCCCATGATCAACGCCATTGGCGTGCTGGGCTGGGGCGTGGGGGAGCTGGAGGGGCAGGCAGCCATGCTGGGCGAGCCGGTGCCGATCAGTTTTCCTGAAACCGTCGGCATCCGCTTGAGCAATGAACTGCGACCCGGAGTAACCGCCACCGACCTGGCTTTGCGCATCACCCAGATACTGCGTGCCAAAGGCGTAGTGGGGAAATTCGTCGAGTTCTGCGGTCCTGGGTTGTCGAGACTCGGCTGGGCGGCACGAGGCACATTGTCGAACATGGCTCCTGAATACGGTGCCACGGTGGTGTTCTTCCCGTTCGACGACAGCACGATGCAATACATGCACCTGACCGGGCGCAGCGAGGACACCATCGCGCGCATCCAAGCCTACCTTGAAGCACAAGGTCTATGGCGACACGACTCACTGCCCGAGCCGCACTTCGATGACGTGATCGAGCTGGATCTTGCGGTCATCGAGCCCAGTGTCGCCGGGCCGCATCAGCCACATCAGTGGCGCAAACTGTCGGATGCCGCACCCTCTTTCCGGCAAGACATCCTGGGGGAGCGTGAGGGCGTAATTGCCCGCTCCTCGGACCATGAGGCCGAGTACTTCGAGCCTTCGTTTGGCCAGGCGTTGACCCATGGCGCCATTTCTCTGGCCGCGATCACCAGTTGCACCAACACCGCCAACCCGAGCCAGATGATCCAGGCCGGATTGCTGGCTCGCAACGCCCAACGGCGTGGTTTGCGCAGCAAGCCTTGGGTCAAGACCTCGTTGTCGCCGGGCTCGCGGGTGGTGGCTGATTACCTGGAGCAAGCGGGCTTGCTGGGCGATTTCTCGGCCCTGGGTTTTGAACTGGCCGGGTTCGGCTGCATGACCTGCATCGGTAACTCAGGTAGCCTCGAAGAGCACATGGAGCGCTTTTCCGATCATGGGCTCAAGACCGTGGTGGTGTTGTCCGGTAATCGCAACTTCGAGGGACGGGTCAATCCGCGCGTGCAGGTCGGTTACCTGGCTTCGCCGGCGCTGGTCGTTGCCTACGCCTTGGCTGGCACGATCAACATGGATATCCAGAACGAGCCGTTGGGGCAAGATGCGGCGGGCAATGATGTTTATCTGCATGAGCTGATGCCGACCGAAGAGCAGATCCATGCACTGGTCAGGCAGACCGTTCGCCCTGAGCTGTTCCGCAAGCGCAATGCGATGCTGTGGGACGGCACTCACCACTGGCAGGCGCTGTCGGCCAGCGGAAGTGTGCAATTCCCGTGGGCACCGAATTCAACTTATTTGCGTCGACCTGTTTATCTGCAAAACGTCAAACCCCAGGCTAGCGCCGAGCTGTTGATTCAAGGCGCGCGGCTGTTGATGGTGTTGGGTGATAACGTCACCACCGACCACATCTCGCCGGCCAGTGCGATTCCACTCGAAAGCCAGGCCGGGCAGTGGCTGATTGAACGCGGCGAAAACCCCGAGGACCTCAATCAGTACTCGACTCGCCGCAGCAATCACGAGGTGATGATGCGCGGTGCGTTCGTCAATCGGGCAGTGAGGAATCAGCTGCTGGAGCGACAACCGGGGGAGGGGGGATTCGCCCTGGCCTACGACGGTTCTGTTCAACGGGTCTACGACGCGGCGCTGAGCTATGTCGCCAAGGAGGTCCCACTGGTGATCATTGCCGGTTTCAACTATGGCGCGGGCTCCAGCCGTGATTGGGCTGCCAAGGCGCAGGCCACGCTGGGCGTCAAAGCCGTCATCGCGCAAAGTTTTGAGCGTATCCATCGCAGCAACCTGATCGGCATGGGTATCTTGCCCATTACCTTTGCAGCGGGGGGCAATGTCGCGAGCTTGCAACTGAGGGGCGATGAGTCACTTGACTTCGGCGGTCTGGATGCACTGCGGGTGGGCGCCAATCCGGTGACCCTGACGATCAATCGCGCTGACGGTGGGCAGGCGTCGGTGTCGTTGATTCTGCAACTGGATTCCCAGCAGGAAACCCTCTACTTGAGGGAGGGCGGTATTTTGCCGTACGTCGTGCGTAAGGTCGTGGCCGAGGCGGTTTAA
- a CDS encoding aldolase, which translates to MSNEEQLREEICAVGKSLYERGYTVGSAGNISARLEDGWLITPTDACLGRLRPEEIAKVSRDGTWVSGSKPSKTLELHRQVYDRNPEVNGVVHTHSTSLVALTLAGVWNNDDILPPLTPYQVMKVGHIPLIAYQRPGSPEVAAQMAQLANKVRGVMLERLGPVVWESSVSKASFALEELEETAKLWMMNDPKPAPLGENAIEELRQVFAVKW; encoded by the coding sequence TTGAGTAACGAAGAACAGCTACGTGAAGAAATCTGCGCCGTTGGAAAAAGCCTCTACGAACGCGGCTACACCGTAGGCAGCGCGGGGAACATCAGTGCGCGCCTGGAGGATGGCTGGTTGATCACCCCCACTGATGCGTGCCTGGGAAGACTGCGGCCAGAGGAGATCGCCAAAGTCAGCCGGGACGGTACTTGGGTGTCGGGCAGCAAACCGTCGAAAACCCTCGAATTGCATCGCCAGGTGTACGACCGAAACCCTGAAGTCAACGGCGTGGTTCACACCCATTCGACCTCGCTCGTAGCACTGACGCTCGCCGGGGTGTGGAACAACGACGATATCCTGCCGCCATTGACGCCTTACCAAGTCATGAAGGTCGGTCACATCCCATTGATTGCCTACCAGCGCCCCGGTTCACCCGAGGTGGCGGCGCAAATGGCGCAACTGGCCAACAAGGTCCGCGGGGTCATGTTGGAGCGCCTGGGCCCGGTGGTTTGGGAAAGCTCTGTCTCCAAGGCGAGTTTCGCCCTGGAAGAGCTGGAGGAAACGGCAAAGCTCTGGATGATGAACGATCCCAAACCTGCACCGCTGGGTGAAAACGCAATTGAAGAGTTGCGCCAGGTGTTCGCTGTCAAGTGGTAG
- a CDS encoding ABC transporter substrate-binding protein — protein sequence MNDLAPTGVLRAAINFGNPVLAQRNTETGQPQGVSVSLAVELGRQLGVPVEFITYDAAGKVFAALAQQQWNIAFLAIEPVREAQVAFSEPYVIIEGTYLVKSDSPFHKMEDLDQPGVRIAVGQGAAYDLYLSRTQQHASLVRAPTSAGAVDLFLNEGLDAAAGVRQPLLKVAEANSGLRVLEGYFTSIRQAMGVPVQCVAAAAYVRAFLEEQKANGFVRKALADSGQSDVTVAPLQGH from the coding sequence CTGAACGATCTCGCCCCGACTGGCGTACTCAGAGCCGCCATCAATTTTGGCAACCCGGTGCTTGCGCAGCGCAATACCGAAACAGGACAGCCTCAAGGGGTTTCCGTAAGCCTGGCTGTGGAGCTGGGTAGACAACTGGGTGTTCCGGTCGAGTTCATCACGTATGACGCCGCGGGCAAGGTGTTCGCGGCCTTGGCGCAGCAGCAATGGAACATCGCGTTCCTGGCTATCGAGCCGGTGCGCGAAGCCCAGGTCGCCTTCAGTGAGCCATACGTAATCATCGAGGGCACCTATCTGGTCAAGAGCGACTCGCCGTTCCACAAGATGGAAGATCTGGATCAACCCGGCGTGCGGATCGCCGTCGGCCAGGGCGCGGCTTACGACTTGTACCTGAGCCGAACCCAGCAACATGCATCGCTCGTCCGTGCGCCGACCTCCGCAGGCGCGGTGGACCTATTTCTGAACGAGGGTCTGGATGCAGCAGCGGGTGTACGTCAGCCACTGCTCAAGGTTGCCGAAGCCAACAGCGGGTTGCGCGTGCTGGAGGGATACTTCACCTCGATTCGCCAAGCGATGGGCGTTCCCGTGCAATGCGTCGCAGCTGCGGCCTACGTCAGGGCGTTTCTGGAAGAACAGAAAGCCAACGGTTTCGTCCGCAAGGCACTCGCCGACAGCGGTCAGAGCGATGTCACGGTTGCTCCCTTGCAGGGCCATTGA
- a CDS encoding AbrB family transcriptional regulator yields the protein MKAFFASMRSWWATPVVGVAGALVASYLDWPLPWIIGSMLAVILVRCLGWRVGEIPYGRLTGQWMIATSIGLHFTPVVLEQILGHFAMMLFAAFLTLFLALLGIEFMRRRGMDLTTAFFAFMPANFSEMIQSGIRHKANVSQIAAAHSVRLVLIVLCVPPAMFFTAKISPAAVHARLPSDWYWLLPLLVGGALTAMIWKRYKLPNPWMFGPMALCALFTASFNLQTALPVQLSHYGQLMIGCALGGYFDRQFFRASPTFLLKVSLFTLAMIGCTLMLALGIGYWLGFPVMTLALGMMPGSSTEMYLTAEALNLGVGIVMAMQIMRLVVVMLCAEPVHKAWLKRLRRGVR from the coding sequence ATGAAGGCGTTCTTCGCCTCGATGCGATCGTGGTGGGCGACACCCGTGGTTGGCGTTGCCGGTGCTCTGGTCGCCAGCTATCTCGACTGGCCGCTGCCGTGGATCATCGGGTCGATGTTGGCGGTGATCCTGGTGCGTTGCCTGGGCTGGCGCGTGGGGGAAATTCCCTATGGGCGCCTGACCGGACAATGGATGATTGCGACCTCCATCGGTTTGCACTTCACGCCTGTGGTACTGGAGCAGATCCTGGGGCATTTCGCGATGATGCTGTTCGCGGCGTTTCTGACCCTGTTCCTCGCACTGCTCGGTATCGAGTTCATGCGGCGTCGGGGCATGGACCTGACAACCGCATTTTTTGCGTTCATGCCGGCCAATTTTTCAGAAATGATTCAGTCCGGGATCAGGCACAAGGCCAACGTCAGTCAGATCGCCGCGGCTCACAGCGTACGCCTGGTGTTGATCGTACTGTGTGTCCCGCCCGCGATGTTTTTTACCGCGAAAATCTCTCCGGCGGCGGTGCATGCCCGTTTGCCGAGTGATTGGTATTGGCTCCTTCCGCTGCTGGTAGGTGGAGCGCTGACGGCGATGATCTGGAAACGCTACAAGTTGCCTAATCCATGGATGTTTGGTCCGATGGCTTTGTGCGCCCTTTTCACCGCCAGTTTCAACCTGCAAACGGCACTACCCGTGCAGCTCAGTCATTACGGTCAGCTAATGATCGGCTGCGCTCTCGGTGGCTATTTTGATCGTCAATTCTTCCGGGCCTCACCGACCTTCCTGCTCAAGGTGTCGCTGTTCACCCTGGCGATGATCGGCTGCACACTGATGCTGGCTCTTGGCATCGGGTATTGGCTCGGCTTTCCGGTGATGACGCTGGCATTGGGCATGATGCCGGGCAGCAGTACGGAGATGTACCTGACTGCCGAGGCCCTGAATCTGGGAGTCGGTATTGTCATGGCGATGCAGATCATGCGGCTGGTGGTGGTGATGCTGTGTGCCGAGCCAGTGCATAAAGCGTGGTTGAAACGCCTTCGTCGTGGAGTGAGGTAG
- a CDS encoding methyl-accepting chemotaxis protein, with the protein MMPRHLSIAGRMILGFVIIAALSVALGVFALRQIDEVQDQSIQIKDNWLQRVRALGAANAALNRYRMGSMQHILSVSEKDMQSYEEKTAGRLQQVREQMQRYGQLLVSDEEKDRLNAFNASLEVYAKNHLELLKLSRQGDKTGAREFLMSIRDSYDQMTKNFDDLIERSNQGAEAAGNHSVDAYQSAVRGVVLVIILVGIGTILVAWLLTRSITAPLNVAVRAARTIAEGDLSKTIQPTGNDETSRLLESLATMQDNLIQTLGRISGSSKQLTSATAQLNTVTAASGQDIQQQHAEIEQAATAVNEMTAAIEEVARNAQSTSELSVASRDIALRGQQRMVETLGAIETLTRDVQLSSSQVEGLAQQAQGIGKVLDVIRTIAEQTNLLALNAAIEAARAGDAGRGFAVVADEVRALAHRTAQSTREIEAMISGIQSGTDTAVSTMLSSSENTRLTLSLAQSTQSALAEIVAANDDINQRNLMITTATEEQAHVARSVDRNLLNIRDLSVQSATGSQQTTSASQSLGLLALELNAMVQHFKM; encoded by the coding sequence ATGATGCCAAGACATCTCTCAATCGCCGGTCGAATGATCCTCGGGTTCGTCATCATTGCCGCGCTGAGCGTCGCGCTAGGGGTATTCGCCCTGCGACAGATTGACGAGGTGCAGGACCAATCGATCCAGATCAAAGACAATTGGCTCCAGCGGGTTCGGGCGCTGGGAGCGGCGAATGCGGCGTTGAACCGCTACCGCATGGGGTCGATGCAGCACATCCTTTCAGTCAGCGAAAAAGATATGCAGTCCTACGAGGAAAAGACCGCGGGGCGCCTGCAACAAGTCCGTGAGCAGATGCAACGCTACGGACAACTGCTGGTCAGCGACGAAGAAAAAGATCGCTTGAACGCCTTCAACGCCAGCCTTGAGGTTTATGCAAAAAATCACCTCGAATTGCTCAAGCTTTCTCGTCAAGGAGATAAGACCGGGGCCAGGGAATTTTTGATGAGCATCAGGGACTCGTACGACCAGATGACGAAAAACTTCGACGACCTGATCGAACGCTCGAACCAAGGCGCGGAAGCTGCTGGCAATCACTCGGTCGATGCTTATCAAAGCGCCGTCAGGGGAGTCGTGCTGGTTATCATCCTGGTCGGCATTGGCACAATCCTGGTGGCATGGCTGCTGACCCGCAGCATCACTGCACCGCTCAATGTAGCGGTAAGAGCGGCCAGGACGATTGCCGAGGGGGATCTAAGCAAAACCATTCAACCGACTGGAAATGACGAAACCTCCCGTCTGCTCGAATCCCTGGCGACCATGCAGGACAACCTGATCCAAACCCTGGGTCGGATCTCCGGCTCATCGAAACAGCTGACCAGCGCCACTGCCCAGCTGAACACCGTCACCGCGGCGTCAGGCCAGGATATTCAGCAGCAACACGCAGAAATCGAACAGGCAGCCACGGCGGTCAATGAAATGACTGCCGCCATTGAGGAAGTAGCACGCAACGCGCAGTCCACTTCAGAGCTGTCGGTGGCGTCCCGGGACATTGCTCTTCGAGGCCAACAGCGCATGGTTGAAACCTTGGGGGCAATCGAAACGCTTACCCGAGACGTGCAATTGAGCTCCAGCCAAGTGGAAGGCCTGGCGCAACAGGCACAGGGCATTGGGAAAGTGTTGGACGTGATTCGCACGATCGCCGAACAAACCAACCTGTTGGCGCTAAACGCTGCCATCGAGGCAGCACGGGCGGGTGACGCCGGACGTGGTTTCGCGGTAGTCGCCGACGAGGTCCGCGCGCTGGCGCACCGCACCGCACAGTCCACCCGAGAAATCGAAGCCATGATCAGCGGTATCCAGAGCGGAACGGATACCGCCGTGTCGACCATGCTCAGCAGCAGTGAAAACACCCGACTTACGCTGTCGCTGGCCCAATCTACCCAAAGTGCGCTGGCAGAAATCGTGGCCGCCAACGATGACATCAACCAACGAAACCTGATGATCACCACGGCTACCGAAGAACAGGCCCACGTGGCACGCTCGGTGGACCGAAACCTGCTCAATATACGTGACCTCTCCGTTCAGTCAGCGACCGGCTCGCAACAAACCACAAGCGCTTCTCAATCCCTTGGCCTGCTGGCTCTGGAGCTGAATGCCATGGTGCAGCACTTCAAAATGTGA
- a CDS encoding GntR family transcriptional regulator encodes MASSALVQRIAAEIRQKIQTGELAPGAHLSAQKVADEFNVSRSPAREALVSLSEQGALEQLPNRGFFVLESVQDPTQIHDEVLPLEEPDEYYQLSEDWLNNAIPSEVTEQFLRTRYNLTKAQVIDILNRAAKVGWAEPKPGYGWRFLDVAKTPETLEQIYKVRSLIEPAALLEPTYLHDLVKLQRLKKEQQDMINGGIDNLPADVLLKNGIRFHEEFIKLSGNPLYHMILVQMNNMRRLIEYRSMIDRKRLYKQCAEHIRMIELVEQGHNLEAAHLMKQHLSGSFAHKSPILKLRSESAATPSSLSGLGTGLTSLIEEITR; translated from the coding sequence ATGGCCTCAAGCGCCCTAGTACAACGAATCGCTGCCGAGATCCGGCAGAAGATCCAGACCGGCGAGCTAGCGCCGGGCGCTCATCTCAGCGCACAAAAAGTCGCCGATGAGTTCAATGTCTCGCGCTCTCCCGCCCGGGAAGCCTTGGTCTCGCTTTCGGAGCAAGGTGCTCTTGAGCAGTTGCCCAATCGCGGATTCTTTGTGCTGGAGTCGGTGCAAGACCCCACGCAGATCCATGACGAGGTGCTGCCTCTTGAAGAGCCCGACGAGTATTACCAACTTTCGGAAGACTGGCTGAACAATGCGATCCCGAGTGAGGTCACGGAGCAATTCCTGCGTACTCGCTACAACCTGACCAAAGCCCAGGTCATCGACATCCTCAATCGCGCGGCTAAGGTCGGATGGGCTGAGCCTAAACCAGGTTATGGCTGGCGCTTCCTGGATGTGGCGAAGACCCCGGAAACCCTTGAACAGATTTATAAGGTGCGCTCGCTAATCGAGCCCGCGGCACTCCTAGAACCGACTTACCTGCACGATCTGGTCAAGCTCCAGCGCTTGAAAAAAGAGCAGCAGGACATGATCAACGGCGGCATCGATAACCTGCCGGCAGATGTACTCCTCAAAAACGGTATTCGTTTCCACGAGGAATTCATCAAGCTCTCCGGCAACCCGCTTTATCACATGATCCTGGTGCAGATGAACAACATGCGGCGGCTGATCGAATACCGCTCGATGATCGACCGCAAGCGCCTCTACAAGCAATGCGCCGAACACATTCGGATGATCGAGCTGGTGGAACAGGGCCATAACCTGGAAGCCGCGCATTTGATGAAACAGCACCTGAGCGGCTCTTTTGCCCATAAATCGCCGATCCTGAAACTACGATCGGAGTCCGCCGCAACGCCCTCTTCACTTTCAGGCCTCGGCACTGGCCTCACATCACTTATCGAGGAGATCACACGTTGA
- the pyk gene encoding pyruvate kinase produces MQRRTKIVATLGPATESVEAIEGLVKAGVDVVRLNFSHGKAEDHIARARLVRELAAKHGRFVAVLADLQGPKIRIARFAQAKVVLEKGQQFILDASLDKDAGDQQRVGIDYEALITDSRPGDILLLDDGRIELKVLAVEAPQLICAVLVSGPLSNNKGINRKGGGLSASALTEKDFADIKTAAQMQVDYLAVSFPRDASDMEQARRLLHEAGGQAGLIAKIERAETVNDLRVLDAIIEASEGVMVARGDLGVEIGDAELVAVQKLIIERARTLNRVVITATQMMESMITQSMPTRAEVFDVANAVLDGTDAVMLSAETAAGAYPIETVEAMHRIIIGAEKHPQSHRSKHRVDQVFHKIDESIAMSAMYAANHLHGVKAIICMTESGDTPRLMSRIRSHLPIFAFSRNLATQNRVTLFRGVTTIPFDSDEYAPELVNEKAVEQLTRRGVVKAGDHVLITKGDHANAQGGTNSLRVVCVGETIR; encoded by the coding sequence ATGCAGCGCAGAACCAAAATCGTGGCCACCTTGGGGCCAGCAACCGAGTCGGTCGAAGCTATAGAGGGGCTGGTGAAGGCGGGCGTGGATGTCGTGCGTCTGAATTTCTCTCATGGCAAAGCCGAAGATCATATTGCTCGTGCCCGGTTGGTACGGGAGCTGGCGGCCAAGCACGGACGGTTCGTGGCGGTCCTGGCTGATCTGCAAGGTCCGAAAATTCGAATTGCGCGTTTCGCGCAAGCCAAGGTCGTTCTCGAAAAGGGCCAGCAGTTCATTCTCGACGCTTCCCTGGACAAGGATGCTGGCGACCAGCAACGTGTTGGAATCGACTACGAGGCCCTGATTACAGATAGCCGGCCAGGTGACATTTTGTTGCTTGATGATGGGCGAATCGAGCTCAAGGTCCTGGCGGTCGAGGCGCCGCAATTGATTTGTGCAGTCCTGGTCAGTGGGCCTCTCTCCAACAACAAGGGGATCAACCGCAAAGGTGGCGGGCTTTCCGCATCGGCGCTGACCGAGAAGGATTTCGCCGATATCAAGACTGCTGCACAGATGCAAGTGGACTACCTGGCCGTGTCGTTCCCACGGGATGCTTCGGACATGGAACAAGCGCGTCGATTGCTGCATGAGGCGGGAGGCCAGGCAGGCCTGATCGCCAAGATCGAGCGCGCCGAAACCGTCAATGACCTGCGTGTTCTGGATGCGATCATCGAAGCGTCGGAAGGGGTGATGGTCGCCCGTGGCGATTTGGGCGTGGAGATCGGCGATGCCGAATTGGTGGCGGTACAGAAACTGATTATCGAGCGCGCCCGCACGTTGAATCGGGTTGTGATCACGGCGACGCAAATGATGGAGTCGATGATCACTCAGTCGATGCCGACTCGCGCCGAGGTGTTTGACGTTGCCAATGCGGTGCTCGATGGTACCGACGCGGTGATGCTCTCTGCGGAAACCGCTGCCGGGGCCTATCCGATCGAGACGGTCGAGGCCATGCATCGGATCATCATAGGTGCCGAAAAACACCCGCAATCCCATCGTTCCAAGCACCGTGTCGATCAGGTGTTCCACAAGATCGACGAATCCATCGCCATGTCGGCGATGTATGCGGCGAACCACCTGCATGGTGTCAAAGCCATTATCTGCATGACCGAAAGCGGTGATACCCCACGTTTGATGTCGCGTATCCGCTCACACCTGCCCATTTTTGCATTCTCTCGCAACCTGGCTACCCAGAACCGGGTCACGCTTTTTCGTGGTGTCACCACCATCCCGTTCGACAGTGATGAGTACGCCCCAGAGTTGGTGAATGAAAAGGCCGTGGAGCAATTGACCCGGCGCGGAGTGGTCAAGGCTGGCGATCACGTACTGATTACCAAGGGCGACCACGCCAACGCCCAGGGTGGCACCAACTCCCTTCGCGTCGTATGCGTTGGTGAAACCATTCGCTGA